Genomic segment of Candidatus Binatia bacterium:
CCGAACATGCCGCCGGTGCCGTCTTCGACGAGGTGCAGCACGTGCCCGGTCTACTCAGCTACCTCCAGGTCGAAGTCGACGAGCACCCCGAGCCGGGTCGCTTCGTGCTCACGGGCTCGCAGCACTTCGGCCTCACTCAGACCATCGCCGAATCGCTGGCGGGGCGAACCGGTGTTCTTCATCTTCTTCCGCCGAGCCTCGACGAACTGCGCCGGTTTCCGCAGCCGCCGGACGATCTCCTCGCCACGCTGTGGATGGGCGCCTACCCCCGTATCCACGACCGCGGCATTCCCGCCGACCGCTGGCTCGCCGACTATCTCACCACCTACGTGCAGCGAGACGTCCGCCAGGTGCTGAACATCGGCGATCTGGCCTCGTTCACGACGTTCCTGGGCCTTGCGGCCGGCCGCACGGCCCAGGAGATCAACCTGAGCGCGCTCGGGGGCGATGCGGGCGTCGCGCACAACACGGCGCGCGCCTGGCTCTCCGTGCTCGAGGCGAGCTTCCTCTGTACCCGGATTCCCGCCTGGCACCGCAACGTGCGCAAACAGATGGTGAAGGCGCCCAAGCTGCACTTCCTCGACTCCGGCCTGGTCTGTCACCTGCTGGGCATCCGCGACCCGGAGCAACTCCGCCACCACCCGCAGCGGGGTGCCATCTTTGAAAGCTGGGCCGCCGCCGAGGTATACAAGGCACGCGCACACCGGGGCCTCACACCGCAACTGGCGCACTACCGCGACGCCAAACGCCTCGAGGTCGACCTGCTGGTCGAGCTGAAGAACTCCGTGGCTCTGCTCGAAGCGAAATCCGGCGCCACGATCGCCGGTGACATGTTGCGGCCGCTCCATCGACTTGCCGAAGCCCTGCACGTCAGCGGCGAACATCGCGCGCTCGATCTGCGATTCGTGTACGGCGGCACCGACACCTCCCGGCGCGAACACGTCGCCGTCACCTCGTGGCGCGACATCCAGAACCTAGACTGGCAATAACCTTCACCGGGGGCGGGGCGTCGATGTGGACGAATCGCCGGACCGGCCCGGGCGCATATCGGCGGGGGACCCCCGGGCGTTAGCCGGCGGCGCCCGGGCGACCGCGGAGCCGCTGCGCTTCCGGTCCCGTGCGATACCCCGTTGACTGTACCGTCTGGCCGGTATAGTCGCTGTGGCCATGAGACGAGGCCGCAACGGGAACGCGCGTGACAAGCTGCTCGACGCGGCCGAGGCGCTGGTGCGCCGCGACGGGGTGGGCACCCTCACTCTGGACCGGGTGGCGGCCGAAGCGCGGGTCAGCAAGGGCGGCCTGCTCTACCACTTCCCGTCGAAGGAGCGGCTCATCGAGGCGATGATCGAGCGGCACCTGCGCAATCACCTGGCTGGCCTCGATGCGGCGCTGCGGGCCGAGGCGGCGGGCCCGGGACGCTTTTCTCGGGCGGTGCTGCGGGCGGCCTTCGCCCAGTCGGCGCGGCCGCCGGAGCGCGAGCGGCGGATGGCGGCTGGTCTGCTGGCCGCGGTGGCGACCCGGCCGGCGCTGCTGGCGCCGGTGCGCCAGGCGTACCGGGGCTGGTTGAAGGATGCGCGTGCCGATGGGCTGCCGCCGGGGCAGGCTCTAACGGTGCTGGCGGCGCTCGACGGTCTCTGGTTCTGGGGGCTGTTCGGTCTCGTCGATCTGTCTCCCGCTCGGATCAAGGAACTGCGGCGCGCGCTCAAGGTGCTGGCCGGCACGGAAGGGGAGATGTCGTGAAGGTTGGCGCCTGGAAGCGGCGGGTGGCGGTGGCTGGCACGGTGGTGGGCACCGGCTTGCTGCTGACGATCGGTCTTTCGCGGACGCCGCCGGGCGCACTGGAGGCAGCGCCGTTGACCGGATCGGCCGGCGTTGCCGGCGGCGGAACCGGCGTAGGGTGCATGGGAAGAGTCGAGCCTGCCTCGCGCGTTCGCCGGCTGGCGGCGCCGGAATCTCAGGGGGTAGTTACCCTGGCGGAGCTCGCCGTGCGGGAGGGCGAACGGGTGGAGCGTGGTCAGGTGCTGGGGTGGTTCAGCGGGCGCAGCTCGCGCGCCGCCGCCGTGCGCCTGGCCGAGGCCGAGCTGCGGCGGAGCGAAGCGCGTCTGGCGCAGGTGAGAGCGGGCGCCAAGAGCGGCGAGGTAGCGGCTGCCGAGGCGCGGGTCGCGCGCCAGCGGGCAGCCGAGGTCAACGCGCGGGCCGAACTGGACAGGGCGATGGCGCTGGCCGAGAAGAAAGTCGTCGCCGACACCGAGCTCGATAGCCGTCGTGCCGCCTGGGCAGTCGCCGAGGCCGAACGGCGCGCCGCCGAGCAGGAGCTGGCCAGCGTCGCCGAAGTGCGCCGCGTCGACGTGGCCGTCGCCGAGGCCGAAGTGGCGCAGGCGCGGGCGGCCGAGGAGCGGGCGAAGGCGGAACTCGATCTGGCCGAACTGCGCGCGCCGATCGACGGTACCGTGTTGAAGATCCATACCTGGCCCGGCGAGAAGATCGACGAGCGAGGCGTGCTCGACCTCGGCAATCTCGACGAGATGCACGTGGTGGCCGAAGTGTACGAAACCGACGTGGCGCGGGTTGCCGTCGGTCAGCAGGCCGACGTCATCGTGCCCGGCGATGCCGAAGCGCTGCGCGGCGAGGTGGTCGATCTGGGTTGGCAGGTCCGCAAACGCGACGTGCTCAGCACCGACCCGGTCGAGGAGATCGACGCCAGGGTGGTCGAAGTGCGAATCCGCGTGAACGGCGACGGAGCCCGGCGCCTGGCACGCTTCAGCAACATGCGGGTCCAGGTGGTCATCGGCGGATGACGAGGCCGGCGGGTCGACAGCGCTGGGCCGCGGCGGCGCTGCCGGTGGATCTGGCCTGGCGGCAGCTCCGGCACGAGCCGCGCAAACTGATTGCCGGCGTCGCCGGGGTGGTGTTCGCCGTGGTGCTCATGCTCATGCAGTTCGGCTTCCGCGACGCGCTGTTCGACAGCGCCACCGCCGTGCAGCGCCAGATGTCGGGGGATCTGTTCATCGTCCACCGGCAGAGCCAGACCCTGTGGCGCATGGCGCCGTTCTCCCGGCGGCGGGTATTTCAGGCCCTGGCGGTACCCGAGGTGGAGCGAGCCGGGTACTTTTACGTGACCCTGGTCGATTGGCGAAATCCGTGGACCGGCCGGCACCGGCCCACGCTGATGTTCGGCATCGATCCGGCCGCCGGTCTGCTCGATCTCCCCGGGGTTCCGGAAAACCTCGGGGTTCTCAAGAACGAGGACGCGGTCATCTACGATGCGCACTCGCACGCGGAGTTCGGCCCCGTCGTCGAGACCCTGCTTGCGGGCCGTGCGTTGAGCGCCGAAGTGAACAACCGCAGAGTGGCGGTACGCGGGTTATTCCGGCTGGGGGCGTCGTTTGCCGCCGACGGCAACCTGGTGACCAGCCAGGAGAACTTTCTTCGCGTCGTCGCGGGTCGCACCCCGTCTCAGATCGACGTCGGCATTCTGCTGTTGAAGCCGGGCGCCGATCGCGCCGCGGTGCGCGACACCGTGCAACGGCTGCTGCCGGAAGACGTCGCGGTGGTGACGCGCGACGAGCTGGTGCGGCTCGAACGCGATTACTGGCAGACGTCGACGGGCGTCGGCTTCGTGTTCACCCTCGGGGCGATGATGGGATTCGTGGTCGGCGTGGTGATCGTGTACCAGATCCTTTTTACCGAGATCGCCAATCATCTCGGCCAGTATGCGACCCTCGCCGCCATGGGACATTCGCAGCGCTTCCTGCTCGGCATCGTCGCCGGCGCCGCGTCGATCCTGAGCGTCATGGGCTACGTCCCCGGTGTGCTGCTCTCTTTCGTGCTCTACCGCGTGACCGAAGGAGTTACGTTCCTCCCCATGACCCTGGGGATCGGCAAGCCCGCGACCGTGTTTGGCCTGACCCTGCTGATGTGCGTGCTCTCCGGCGGCCTGGCGCTGCGCAAGCTGCGCGAGGCCGATCCGGCAGACTTGTTCTGAGGTGTACCGGTGACGGCCCCGGTGGTTGCGATCGACAGGGTGAGCCACTCTTACGGCGACGGTGTCGGCCGGAAGCGAATCCTCCACGACGTGTGCCTGGAGATCCCACCCGGCGAGATCGTTCTGCTGACCGGCCCGTCCGGGGCCGGTAAGTCGACGCTGCTGACACTGGTCGGCGGCTTACGTTCGGTGCAGGAGGGCAGCGTACGGGTCTTCGGTCACGAGTTGCGCGGCGCCTCTGAGGAGTTGCGGCTCACCGTGCGCCGCCGCATCGGCTACATTTTCCAGGATCATAACCTGCTCCCGTTTCTGAGCGCCCGGCGTAACGTCGAGATGGCGCTGCACCTCGATCCGGACGCTGCGGGGACCGAGATTAAAGAGCGGGCGAAGACGATGCTGTCGGCGGTCGGACTGGAGCCGGAGATGGAGCGGGAGCCGGCTGCCCTCTCGGGGGGACAGAAACAGCGGGTTGCCATCGCCCGGGCTCTCGTGCACGGCCCCAATCTCGTCCTTGCCGACGAACCGACGGCGGCGCTGGACCGCGTCAGCGGCCACCAGTGCGTCGATCTCATGCGGACCCTCGCCAAGCAGCAGCGATGTTCCATCCTGCTGGTCACGCACGACAGTCGCATTCACGACATTGCCGATCGCGTCCTGCGCATCGAAGACGGTCAGATCGCGCCGACTTGAGGGGCGCCGCCCCGCGGACTCGGTGCATGGCAAGGAACGACGCGCGCCGAGCGACAACGGCGAACGACGACGCCGGCGCCGCGGCTTACCGGGCCGTGACGCGGCGCACCAGCATCAGCTTGTACGCCTCTCCCAGTGCGGCGTCGTCCGGTCGCAGCACCGGCTCGTAGCTGCGGCGCAGAGCCGCATCGCCCCCGGCCCAGTCGGCGCGGGTGATGACCAGATAGCGCGGACCGCGGTCTGCCGTGCTGCCGGTGTACACTGGAATCGGGCGCCGCCAGTAGTACAGCACGGCGTAGCTGGGTGTACGGTAGAAGGCGACGCTCTCGCCGGCGGCGACGACGCGTTCGGCCCGGGCGACAAAGGTGCGGGCGCTTTCTTCGGTGGCGATCGTCGGCATCGCCACGACATTGGCGATGACGATGGCGGCTACGGTGGTTGCAAGGAGGCCGCCGAAGGTCCCCACCCACCACCCGGCGCGCGCGGCGCGTACGCACATGCCTGCGCCCGCGAGGGCAACGGCCAGGGCACCGAAGAGCGCCGCCCCGCCACCGGCAAGTACGGCGGCGACGGCGGTGCCGTAAGGCGGCGAAGCGGCTGGCAGTAGGTGCTGCACCGCCACGCCGATCGGCAAGCCGAGCGCGGCGGCGGTACTGACCGCCGTGAGCGCCGCCACGGCCACGAACAACGCGGCCGCCGCCACCGCGAGCCCGCGCAGCAACCAGCGGTCGTCCGCCGCCGCCCGCTGCTGCTCCTCGAGCTGCCACGCGACCAGCAGCGCGATCGCCGGGTACAGACCGAGCAAGTACACGCCTCGCTTGCTGACCGCGACGGCGTACAGCGCGAAGACCAATACCGCCCACACGCCGCAATAAATTGCCGGGTGATCCCGAGTCAGAGTCGCGCGGTTATGCCAGAGGCGAGACAGAACCCCGGGCAGGAACACCGTCCACGGCAGGAAACCGAGCAGCAACACCCCCGCCAACCACAACGCGGTATGGCGATGCCCCTGATAATCCCCGGGCCCGGGATCGGCGTCGAAGACACGGAACACGTTCTCGCGCAGAATGTGCTGCACGAAGAAGTCTCGTCCCTCCCGATGCGCGGCGAGCGCGTACCAGCAACCCGCGAGCACGGCAACGACCAGCACGCCGCGCAGCAGACGCATGCGCAGCAGCGGAGAAAAGTCGCGCCGCACTGCCATAGAGGCCAGCGCGACCGCACCCGGCAGGACGATCCCGACGGGTCCCTTGGCCAGAGTCGCGAAGGCGATGCCCAGGTACAGCGGCACCAGCCAGCGACCCGATCCGCTGCGGACGAAGAACAGCCAGGAGAGGAAAGCCGCCTCGAGGCCGACGGTCAGCGCCATATCGACGCGGGCCGTGGTGGCCGCGCGGACCCACTCGAAGCTGGTGGCCAGCGTCAGGGCCGCGACCACCCCCGCGCGTGCGCCCCACAGCGCGGCCCCCGTTACGTAAATCGCGAGTATGCCTGCCAGCGAGAGCAGCGCCGACGGCAACCGCGCGCTCCATTCGTCCGTAGTGCCGCGCGCGAGGGCAACCAGCGCTCCGAGCCAGTGGAACAGTGGAGGCTTCGAGGGGATCTCGACCTCGTTGACCCGTGGCAAGACCCAGTTGCCGGTCAGCAGAATCTCCCGCACGACGAGCGCTTCGCGCGGCTCGCCCTTGGTGTGAAACGGGATCCCGGCCGGGCCCCACAGGGTGACGAGCGCCCACACGGCGAGTACGAGCGCGGCGCCGAGGGCGGTAGTGGCAGCTCCGAAGCGCGGCCCCGATTCGGTTGCCGACTCCGCTGCCGGAGCGGTCGCGGATGCGCCGGGCGGAGATTCAGCCGGCGTCGCGCTCGGATCCGGGGAAGTTGACGACAAGGACCTTCCTCTGTTCGGCGGCGATCTCGCGCGGCGGCGGGTCGAGCAGCGGCGCGAGTTCCTCGAGCTCGTGGCGGTTGATGTTCAGGAATATCCGGCGGCCCGAGGCCCAGGCCTTCACGAGGTCTTCGTTGGTCGGCCAGAAAAAGGGCTGGCCCTCCGGTAAGCGGCGCCCGAAGTCGAGCTCGCCGTCGGCAAGCACCTGAATCACCCGCCGCTGCGAATACAGGGTGATGCTGTGTGCGTAATGGCGGTACCCTACGACCAGATCCTCGGGCGCGGCCTGCTCCTTGACGATGCGGCCAATCCGCGGGTAGCTGTTTGCCAGCGCACGCCCGGCCAGCGTCGCGGGTTGGAAGATCAGAACGCCGAGCAACATGACGGCAAGACTCGCCTCCGCGCTGCGGCGCAGGGTGGCGAGGCTGGCGATGGCCGTGACCAGAACGATCGGCGTACTCGAGGCCAGAGCAGCCAGCACCGTTTCGCTGCGCCAGTCGTCGAGGAATTCGTCGGCTACAATCCCGCCCACGAGCGCGACGGCCGCGAAGACGATGACCGACACCAGTGCCCGCCGCAGCACGTCGACCCGACCGGCGTCGAGCAGGCCGCGGACGAAACGCGCCAGTAACACCGCCGCCGGGCAGACCATGGGTAGGATGTACGTCCCCAGCTTGGAGCCCGACGCACTGAAGAAGCCGAACGTCACCGCGGCCCAGACGACAAGGTAGAGCGTGCCGGCGGAGACCCGCAGCGCCGCCAGCCGCCGCAGCGCCTGCCAGACCGGCCCCGGCGCGTACGCCGCCAGGAGTGTCCACGGCAGCATCCCGCCAAGCAGGATCGGCACGAAGAACCACAGCGGCTGGTGGTGTTCGCGCGGCTCGAGGTAACGCGCCAGATGCTGCTTGACGACGAAGAAGTGGACGAACTCGGGATTGCGCGCGCTGACCAGCACGAACCACGGCATGCTCACGACGAGAAATGCCGCGATGCCCAGCGGTGACACCAGCCAGCGCAGTCCGCGCCACTCGCCGCGCAGGAGCAGGAAGAGCACGACCGTGCCGCCGTTCAACACCGCGGCGACGGGTCCCTTGACGAGCACGGCCAGCGCCGTGGCGACGTAGAAAGCCACCAGCCACTCGCGCCGCCGCTGCGGTAGCGCATAAGCCAACCAGAAGGCGCCGAGGGCGAGGTTCATGAGTCCGCTCAACGGCATGTCGAGGGTCAGGAACTGGCCGATACCGAAATAGTACGGCGAGGCCGCGAGAATTGCCGCCGACAGAGCGCCGACCCGGGGGCCGTAAATCAATCGGCCGACCACGCCGGCGACGGCGATGCCGAGGAAGGCGAACAGCACCGGCCACAGACGCGCGACGAAATCGCTGCGGCCGAGGAGCCGGAAGCTTGCCGCGGTCAGCCAGTAGAACAGCGGCGGTTTCTCGAAGTACTTGAAGTAGTTCAGGCGCGGCGTGACGTAATCGCCGGACTCGTTCATCTCGCGCGGGATCTCCGCGTAACGGGCCTCGTCCGGGTCGGACAGCGAGTACCGCCCGATGGTGCCGAGGTAGGTGGCGCCGATTACGATTGCGAACAGGATAATCAGCCAGCGAGGGATCGGGCGCGGTCCCCGGATGGCTTCCCGGCTTTCGATTCCGGGTGCGGCGTTTCGGATCTCGGCGGCGGGTCTCGCGCTCATGAGGTGTCTATTCCTGTACGGGTCCCTGCTGCGCCACGGTGCCGTGACGGCCCTCGATCGGGCCGGGGACGACCGTGGCAACGGGCAGCGCACGCAGGCCGCGGGCGATGTCGATCAGGCGATGCACCGGCACCTGGGGGCGGACGGCGGTGAGGAAGGCGCGCAGGTGCGCGAGCTGACCGATGCCCTCCATCTCGGCATGCGCCGTGTACACGTTGAGGCCGGGGCGGAGTTGGGCGGCGTAATAGCGCGCGACCTCGTGTGGACTGGTGCCGATCGTTCCGTAGGTCTCGTCGAGTGTGAGCAGGGTTGTCGGTAGCTCCGGAGTGCGGAAGCGAACGCCGTCCATCTCCGGTAGAAACGGCGCGCGGCCGCGCGTGTCGCTGTGGTAGGCGAGGCCGAGGGCGTCCTCGGCGGCAAGGCTGGTTGCAGTGCACTGCCAGCCGGGGGCGCCGAAGGCGAGTGGGGGGGTGCCGAGGATCTCTTCGTACACGCCCCGGGCCCGCTGCAGTTCCGCGGCGACGGCGGCTGCCGACAGTCGCGGCAGCCGGTCCTGCCAGTAGACGTGATCGTAGCCGTGCATCGCGATTTCGTGGCCTTCGGCGGCAGCGCGCCGCAGCACCTCGCGGCCCGAGCTGGCGATCTGCGGACCGGGAAGCAACGTGCCGTAGAGCACGGTGCGCCAGCCGTAGGTGGAGACCGCCCGGGTCCGGCGCATCTTGGCGAGAAATCCGGGCCGGAAGAGGCGGCGGATCGCGCGCCCCGAATGGTCGGGACCGCAGGCAACGAAGAAGCTGGCGCGCAGTCCGAGGTCGTCGAACAGGCGCAGCAGGGCGGGTACGCCGTTGCGCAGACCTGCGTAGGTGCAGACGTCGACTTTCAAGCCGAGCTCGGCGCCGGCAACGACGCTCATCTTTGCGTCGTGCGGAACCACTCGATCGTCTTGCGCAAGCCCTCGACCAGCGGCGTCTCGGCGCGGACGCCGAGGATGGTTTCCATACGGGCGACGTCGGGAACCCGGCGAGGGATGTCTTCGTAGCTGGCGCCGTACACCGACTCCTGGCTGACGAACTTGATCGTCGAACGGGAGTCGCCGGCTTCGATCATGGCTTTGGCGAGGTCCAGGACGGTCGTCTCGACGTTGGTGCCGATGTTGAATACCTGACCGTCGGTGCCGGGCGCGATGCCGGCTGCCATGGTGGCACGGATGCAGTCGTCGATGTACGTGAAGCAGCGGGTTTGCGCGCCGTCGCCGATGACGGTCAGGGGCTCGTTGCGCAGCATCTGGCCCATGAAGATCGTGATGATGCGACCGACGTCGAGCCGATCGAGTCGCGGCCCGTAGACGTTGAAATAGCGGGTGATGGTAACCGGGAGACCCATGTGTCCGTAGGCGAAGCAGAAGTGCTCGCCGACGGCCTTCGAGGTCGAGTAGCACCAGCGATCGATGCGCGTGGAGCCGAGGACACGGTCGTCGTCCTCGCTCCACGGTACCTTCGGATTGCGGCCGTACACCTCCGAGGTGGAGCCGAAGACCACCTTCTTCTGGTGTTTGAAGGCCAGCTTGAGGACATTCTGCACGCCGTTGACGTTGACGTTGAGCACCTCGTACGGATCGCCGACGTAATGCTCGACGCCGACCACCGCGGCCAGGTGGTAGACGAGATCGCACTTGGCGATCAGGCCCTCGAGGATCTCGAGGTTGAAGATGCTGTCGCGCACGTAATGGAACAGCGGATTGCCCATCAGGTGCCTGGTCTTGATGACGCTGCCGGTGTCGATGATGAACACCTCGTCGCCGCGGGCCACGAACGCATCTGCGAGGTGCGAGCCCACGAATCCTCCGCCGCCGGTGATCAGAACCTTCACTGTAGTCTCACTCCCTCCCGGACGGCGTGGTGCGCCGCCCATTCGCTTCCCGACATTTCCGCACCCGCCGCGAGCTGGACACGTGCGAGCGTTACCGTTCCGCTACCGGCCTGTACCGCCAGGGTCGGGCTTACCTGCAGCACCGTGCCCGGGGCGGTCGCGCCGCGGCGCCCGTCGTGGTGACCGGCCGCCCAGACGAACAGCTTTTGCCCGTTCCACGAGGTGAAGGCCCCGGGGTACGGGTGGGTTACGGCGCGCACGAGGTTGTACACCTGACGCGCGGTTACGTTCCAGTCGATGCGGCCGTCGGCCGGCTTGCGGCCGCCGAAGTAGGTTGCCGCGGCGTGGTCCTGCGGGCGGCGCGGCGCCGTGCC
This window contains:
- a CDS encoding glycosyltransferase family 39 protein, with the translated sequence MSARPAAEIRNAAPGIESREAIRGPRPIPRWLIILFAIVIGATYLGTIGRYSLSDPDEARYAEIPREMNESGDYVTPRLNYFKYFEKPPLFYWLTAASFRLLGRSDFVARLWPVLFAFLGIAVAGVVGRLIYGPRVGALSAAILAASPYYFGIGQFLTLDMPLSGLMNLALGAFWLAYALPQRRREWLVAFYVATALAVLVKGPVAAVLNGGTVVLFLLLRGEWRGLRWLVSPLGIAAFLVVSMPWFVLVSARNPEFVHFFVVKQHLARYLEPREHHQPLWFFVPILLGGMLPWTLLAAYAPGPVWQALRRLAALRVSAGTLYLVVWAAVTFGFFSASGSKLGTYILPMVCPAAVLLARFVRGLLDAGRVDVLRRALVSVIVFAAVALVGGIVADEFLDDWRSETVLAALASSTPIVLVTAIASLATLRRSAEASLAVMLLGVLIFQPATLAGRALANSYPRIGRIVKEQAAPEDLVVGYRHYAHSITLYSQRRVIQVLADGELDFGRRLPEGQPFFWPTNEDLVKAWASGRRIFLNINRHELEELAPLLDPPPREIAAEQRKVLVVNFPGSERDAG
- a CDS encoding ATP-binding protein, with the protein product MVDKACPARYPKGVIERNLATPLRNLAGLYPVVTVTGPRQAGKTTLCRAVFPDKPYVSLEPLDVREAATADPRGFLAEHAAGAVFDEVQHVPGLLSYLQVEVDEHPEPGRFVLTGSQHFGLTQTIAESLAGRTGVLHLLPPSLDELRRFPQPPDDLLATLWMGAYPRIHDRGIPADRWLADYLTTYVQRDVRQVLNIGDLASFTTFLGLAAGRTAQEINLSALGGDAGVAHNTARAWLSVLEASFLCTRIPAWHRNVRKQMVKAPKLHFLDSGLVCHLLGIRDPEQLRHHPQRGAIFESWAAAEVYKARAHRGLTPQLAHYRDAKRLEVDLLVELKNSVALLEAKSGATIAGDMLRPLHRLAEALHVSGEHRALDLRFVYGGTDTSRREHVAVTSWRDIQNLDWQ
- a CDS encoding ATP-binding cassette domain-containing protein, which gives rise to MTAPVVAIDRVSHSYGDGVGRKRILHDVCLEIPPGEIVLLTGPSGAGKSTLLTLVGGLRSVQEGSVRVFGHELRGASEELRLTVRRRIGYIFQDHNLLPFLSARRNVEMALHLDPDAAGTEIKERAKTMLSAVGLEPEMEREPAALSGGQKQRVAIARALVHGPNLVLADEPTAALDRVSGHQCVDLMRTLAKQQRCSILLVTHDSRIHDIADRVLRIEDGQIAPT
- a CDS encoding HlyD family efflux transporter periplasmic adaptor subunit is translated as MKVGAWKRRVAVAGTVVGTGLLLTIGLSRTPPGALEAAPLTGSAGVAGGGTGVGCMGRVEPASRVRRLAAPESQGVVTLAELAVREGERVERGQVLGWFSGRSSRAAAVRLAEAELRRSEARLAQVRAGAKSGEVAAAEARVARQRAAEVNARAELDRAMALAEKKVVADTELDSRRAAWAVAEAERRAAEQELASVAEVRRVDVAVAEAEVAQARAAEERAKAELDLAELRAPIDGTVLKIHTWPGEKIDERGVLDLGNLDEMHVVAEVYETDVARVAVGQQADVIVPGDAEALRGEVVDLGWQVRKRDVLSTDPVEEIDARVVEVRIRVNGDGARRLARFSNMRVQVVIGG
- a CDS encoding glycosyltransferase family 39 protein, encoding MSSTSPDPSATPAESPPGASATAPAAESATESGPRFGAATTALGAALVLAVWALVTLWGPAGIPFHTKGEPREALVVREILLTGNWVLPRVNEVEIPSKPPLFHWLGALVALARGTTDEWSARLPSALLSLAGILAIYVTGAALWGARAGVVAALTLATSFEWVRAATTARVDMALTVGLEAAFLSWLFFVRSGSGRWLVPLYLGIAFATLAKGPVGIVLPGAVALASMAVRRDFSPLLRMRLLRGVLVVAVLAGCWYALAAHREGRDFFVQHILRENVFRVFDADPGPGDYQGHRHTALWLAGVLLLGFLPWTVFLPGVLSRLWHNRATLTRDHPAIYCGVWAVLVFALYAVAVSKRGVYLLGLYPAIALLVAWQLEEQQRAAADDRWLLRGLAVAAAALFVAVAALTAVSTAAALGLPIGVAVQHLLPAASPPYGTAVAAVLAGGGAALFGALAVALAGAGMCVRAARAGWWVGTFGGLLATTVAAIVIANVVAMPTIATEESARTFVARAERVVAAGESVAFYRTPSYAVLYYWRRPIPVYTGSTADRGPRYLVITRADWAGGDAALRRSYEPVLRPDDAALGEAYKLMLVRRVTAR
- the devC gene encoding ABC transporter permease DevC; the protein is MTRPAGRQRWAAAALPVDLAWRQLRHEPRKLIAGVAGVVFAVVLMLMQFGFRDALFDSATAVQRQMSGDLFIVHRQSQTLWRMAPFSRRRVFQALAVPEVERAGYFYVTLVDWRNPWTGRHRPTLMFGIDPAAGLLDLPGVPENLGVLKNEDAVIYDAHSHAEFGPVVETLLAGRALSAEVNNRRVAVRGLFRLGASFAADGNLVTSQENFLRVVAGRTPSQIDVGILLLKPGADRAAVRDTVQRLLPEDVAVVTRDELVRLERDYWQTSTGVGFVFTLGAMMGFVVGVVIVYQILFTEIANHLGQYATLAAMGHSQRFLLGIVAGAASILSVMGYVPGVLLSFVLYRVTEGVTFLPMTLGIGKPATVFGLTLLMCVLSGGLALRKLREADPADLF
- a CDS encoding polysaccharide deacetylase family protein, translated to MSVVAGAELGLKVDVCTYAGLRNGVPALLRLFDDLGLRASFFVACGPDHSGRAIRRLFRPGFLAKMRRTRAVSTYGWRTVLYGTLLPGPQIASSGREVLRRAAAEGHEIAMHGYDHVYWQDRLPRLSAAAVAAELQRARGVYEEILGTPPLAFGAPGWQCTATSLAAEDALGLAYHSDTRGRAPFLPEMDGVRFRTPELPTTLLTLDETYGTIGTSPHEVARYYAAQLRPGLNVYTAHAEMEGIGQLAHLRAFLTAVRPQVPVHRLIDIARGLRALPVATVVPGPIEGRHGTVAQQGPVQE
- a CDS encoding NAD-dependent epimerase/dehydratase family protein, which translates into the protein MKVLITGGGGFVGSHLADAFVARGDEVFIIDTGSVIKTRHLMGNPLFHYVRDSIFNLEILEGLIAKCDLVYHLAAVVGVEHYVGDPYEVLNVNVNGVQNVLKLAFKHQKKVVFGSTSEVYGRNPKVPWSEDDDRVLGSTRIDRWCYSTSKAVGEHFCFAYGHMGLPVTITRYFNVYGPRLDRLDVGRIITIFMGQMLRNEPLTVIGDGAQTRCFTYIDDCIRATMAAGIAPGTDGQVFNIGTNVETTVLDLAKAMIEAGDSRSTIKFVSQESVYGASYEDIPRRVPDVARMETILGVRAETPLVEGLRKTIEWFRTTQR